A region from the Brassica napus cultivar Da-Ae chromosome C8, Da-Ae, whole genome shotgun sequence genome encodes:
- the LOC106386280 gene encoding aluminum-activated malate transporter 2-like, with product MEKVGEIWREGRRVGKEDPRRIVHAFKVGLALAFVSSFYYYQPLYDNFGVNAMWAVMTVVVVFEFSVGATLGKGINRAVATLVAGGLGVGAHHLASLSGPTIEPILLAIFVFVQAALSTFVRFFPRVKARYDYGILIFILTFSLISVSGFREDEILDLAHKRLSTVIMGGVSCVLISIFICPVWAGQDLHSLLAFNFDTLSHFLQEFGEEYFEATDDGDVKEVEKRRRNLQRYKIVLNSKSNEEALANFAKWEPRHGQFRFRHPWKQYLAVAALLRQCAYRIDALNSYINSDFQIPTDVKKKLEEPLRRMSSESGKSMKEASISLKKMRKSSSYDIHVDHVLNSQSACKDLTTLLKSGILNDVEPLHMIALTTTVSLLIDIVNLTEKVSESVHELASAARFKNKKKSTVSSEKSDSVSTVRAMPIKSQDDHVVTILCDDDMSHTVDQSRGESSVDSCHHVAIEIDDDDSVHEKHEDGEMHEHTSCVSCGQTNASDVLDSDNKRTSYN from the exons ATGGAAAAAGTGGGAGAGATATGGAGAGAAGGGAGGAGAGTAGGAAAAGAAGACCCGAGAAGAATAGTTCATGCTTTCAAAGTGGGACTTGCTCTtgctttcgtctcttccttctACTATTATCAACCTCTCTACGATAACTTCGGTGTCAATGCAATGTGGGCTGTCATGACCGTTGTTGTCGTCTTTGAATTTTCTGTAG GAGCCACACTTGGGAAAGGAATAAATAGAGCAGTGGCAACATTAGTAGCTGGAGGACTAGGAGTTGGAGCTCATCACCTAGCAAGTTTGTCTGGTCCAACGATAGAACCTATTCTTCTCGCCATCTTTGTCTTTGTGCAAG CTGCGTTATCGACGTTCGTGAGGTTCTTCCCGCGGGTGAAGGCGAGATATGATTATGGGATATTGATATTCATATTGACGTTCTCACTGATATCAGTGTCGGGGTTTAGAGAGGACGAGATATTGGACTTGGCACATAAGAGATTATCGACAGTGATAATGGGAGGAGTCAGTTGCGTCCTTATCTCTATCTTTATCTGCCCTGTCTGGGCTGGACAAGACCTTCACTCTCTTCTTGCCTTCAATTTTGACACACTCTCCCACTTCCTTCAAG AATTTGGGGAGGAATATTTTGAAGCGACAGATGATGGGGACGTCAAGGaggtggagaagaggagaaggaatCTTCAAAGATATAAAATTGTTCTCAACTCAAAAAGCAATGAAGAAGCTTTG GCTAATTTTGCAAAATGGGAACCGCGTCACGGCCAGTTTAGATTTAGGCATCCATGGAAACAATACCTTGCCGTGGCTGCATTACTTCGGCAGTGTGCCTACCGGATTGATGCCTTGAATTCATACATCAACTCAGATTTTCAG ATCCCAACGGACGTAAAAAAGAAATTGGAAGAACCATTAAGAAGAATGAGCTCGGAGTCAGGAAAATCAATGAAAGAAGCGTCAATTTCATTAAAGAAAATGAGAAAATCATCATCTTATGATATCCATGTGGACCATGTCTTAAACTCACAATCTGCATGCAAAGATCTTACTACTTTACTCAAATCAGGCATCTTGAACGATGTTGAGCCTCTACATATGATCGCATTAACGACCACAGTCTCTCTGCTCATTGATATTGTAAACTTAACCGAAAAGGTATCAGAATCCGTACATGAACTCGCATCCGCTGCAAGATTTAAGAACAAGAAAAAATCGACCGTGTCATCCGAGAAGTCAGATTCTGTAAGCACTGTTCGTGCAATGCCAATCAAATCTCAAGATGATCATGTTGTCACAATCTTATGTGATGATGATATGTCACACACTGTCGACCAGTCACGTGGAGAGAGTTCCGTGGACTCTTGTCACCATGTCGCCATAgagattgatgatgatgattcagtCCATGAAAAACATGAAGATGGTGAAATGCATGAACATACGAGTTGTGTATCATGTGGTCAGACCAATGCTAGTGATGTTTTAGATAGTGATAATAAGAGAACTAGTTATAACTAG